In Chlorocebus sabaeus isolate Y175 chromosome 19, mChlSab1.0.hap1, whole genome shotgun sequence, a single genomic region encodes these proteins:
- the BID gene encoding BH3-interacting domain death agonist isoform X4: protein MDRSIPPGLVNGLALQLRNTSRSEEDRNRDLATALEQLLQAYPTDMEKEKTMLVLALLLAKKVASHTPSLLRDVFQTTVNFINQNLRAYVRSLARNGMD, encoded by the exons ATGGACCGTAGCATCCCTCCGGGCCTGGTGAACGGCCTGGCCCTGCAGCTCCGGAACACCAGCCGGTCGGAGGAG GACCGGAACAGGGACCTGGCCACGGCCCTGGAGCAGCTGCTGCAGGCCTACCCTACAGACATGGAGAAGGAGAAGACCATGCTGGTGCTGGCCCTGCTGCTGGCCAAGAAGGTGGCCAGTCACACGCCGTCCTTGCTCCGTGATGTCTTTCAAACAACGGTGAATTTTATTAACCAGAACCTACGCGCCTACGTGAGGAGCTTAGCCAGAAAC GGGATGGACTGA